From the genome of Epinephelus lanceolatus isolate andai-2023 chromosome 23, ASM4190304v1, whole genome shotgun sequence, one region includes:
- the LOC117249209 gene encoding kinesin-like protein KIF21A isoform X3 produces MSGGPDESSVRVALRIRPQLAKEKIEGCHICTYVMPGEPQVVLGKDKAFTYDYVFDMDTQQESIYTHCTERLIEGCFEGYNATIFAYGQTGSGKTYTMGTGFDVNIGEDELGIIPRAVYHLFRGIEERRQAATEQGRPVPEFKINAQFLELYNEEVLDLFDSTRDLEARKQRSNIKIHEDANGGIYTVGVTTRTVTSAAEMIQCLKLGALSRTTASTQMNVQSSRSHAIFTIHLCQVRVCSPDNNDNVTDNRLANDSEINEFETLTAKFHFVDLAGSERLKRTGATGDRAKEGISINCGLLALGNVISALGDRSKRSTHVPYRDSKLTRLLQDSLGGNSQTVMIACISPSDRDFMETLNTLKYANRARNIKNKVMVNQDRASQQISALRTEIARLQMELMEYRTGKRMVGEDGMEGINDLVHENSMLQTENNNLRVRVKAMQETIDAQRARLTQILSDQANQIVAKAGGQKSRDGNEEIGNMIQNYIKEIEELRAKLLESEAVNENLRKTLSRASTRSSLYGGPGGSFSPALLAPEKEANDVIEMAKKSLEKLKKKERKKKKRLRRYEESHHREVEHTSVVKEDVPDNDHERGNEEAEEASDHEEGEDADGEEEDFDIAGDETSDESDSDELEEKENVQADLANITCEIAIKQKLIDELENSQRRLHTLKQQYEQKLMMLQNKIRDTQLERDKVLHNMGSVESGTEEKAKKIKTEYERKLSSMNKELQKLQSAQKEHARLLKNQSQYEKQLKKLQQDVTEMKKTKVSLMRQMKEQQERSRATECKRNREIASLKKDQRRAEHQLRQMEAQKRQQELILRRKNEEVTALRRQVRPTSGKVSRKVSLPDPLQEPHRATPGRMQTSGASPASGARSSPVRMGSIYLTRTARAKWQSLERRVTDIIMQRMTISNMETDMNRLLKQREELTKRRERVSRKKEKMAVEGADADRSLASLNEELESLGANIDYINDSIADCQANIMQMEEAKEEGDTVDVTAVVSSCNLSEARFLLDHFMTMAINKGLQAAQKDSQLKVMEGRLKQTEINSATQNQLLFHMLKEKAEINPELDALLGSALQENGDDSSSDEFTPSPATEGSILASDLMKLCGESRPRSKARRRTTTQMELLYAGSGDPFCESPTGDFPAPLLPLSERLEGPADMQGHVFGQTPDREQTVSPSALSARPAGISGSRSPTGTERRPLERSPLNRRKVQERGATAIHIPAAATHTPPPSAAEAKTKGSDHKLLLEESPVFEGHRGVINPVTAPKNSRGAKLQCVYVAEGHTKPVLCVDATDDLLFTGSKDRTCKVWNLVTGQEIMSLADHPSSVISVRYTSSLVFTVSTAYIKVWDIRDSAKCIRTLTSSGQVGSGDICSSVRSLSIPPGESQINQIALNPSGSFLYAAAGNAVRMWDLRKFVSTGKLTGHLGPVMCLTVDKLGNGQDLVLTGSKDHHIKMFEVAEGAQGSITSGHTFEPAHQDGVESLTVHGDVLFSGSRDYYIKKWDLASKQLLQQSVSAQADWVSALGMVPGSQVLLSGCRGGLLRLWHADSLAPLGEVRGHDSPINGLATNSSQLFTASDDRTVKIWEAKGSLEEGVH; encoded by the exons ACGGGTTCAGGAAAGACCTACACCATGGGAACCGGCTTCGACGTCAACATCGGCGAGGACGAGCTTGGTATCATTCCCCGAGCTGTCTACCACCTGTTCAGAGGGATCGAGGAGCGCAGACAGGCTGCCACTGAGCAGGGCAGGCCTGTTCCTGAGTTCAAGATCAACGCACAGTTCCTGGag TTGTACAATGAGGAGGTGTTGGACTTGTTTGACTCGACGCGAGACCTCGAGGCCAGGAAGCAGAGGTCCAACATCAAAATCCATGAGGATGCCAATGGAGGAATCTACACCGTGGGGGTCACCACGCGCACCGTCACCTCTGCGGCTGAG ATGATTCAGTGTCTGAAGCTGGGCGCTCTGTCTCGTACCACCGCCAGCACTCAGATGAACGTCCAGAGTTCGCGCTCCCATGCCATCTTCACCATCCACCTGTGCCAAGTCCGAGTCTGCTCTCCTGATAACAAC GATAATGTAACAGACAACCGTCTAGCTAACGACTCAGAGATTAACGAGTTTGAGACGCTGACAGCCAAGTTTCACTTTGTGGACCTGGCAGGTTCTGAGAGACTGAAGAGGACCGGAGCAACAGGAGACAGAGCTAAGGAGGGCATCTCCATCAACTGTGGGCTG CTTGCTTTGGGAAATGTCATCAGTGCTCTGGGAGACAGGAGTAAACGCTCCACTCACGTGCCTTACAGAGACTCCAAACTGACCCGGCTGTTACAGGACTCACTCGGTGGCAACAG TCAAACAGTGATGATCGCCTGTATCAGCCCGTCGGACCGGGACTTCATGGAGACCTTGAACACTCTGAAGTACGCCAACAGAGCCCGAAACATTAAGAACAAGGTGATGGTGAACCAGGACAGAGCCAGCCAACAGATCAGCGCCCTTAGAACGGAGATAGCGCGACTGCAGATGGAGCTGATGGAGTACAGGACG GGGAAGCGTATGGTGGGTGAAGATGGGATGGAAGGCATTAACGACTTGGTCCATGAGAACTCGATGCTGCAGACGGAGAACAATAACCTGAGGGTGAGAGTGAAGGCCATGCAGGAGACCATCGACGCCCAGAGAGCTAGACTCACACAGATCCTGAGTGACCAGGCCAACCAGATTGTGGCGAaagcaggtggacaaaaaagtc GTGACGGCAATGAAGAGATCGGGAACATGATTCAGAACTACATCAAAGAAATCGAGGAGCTCAG AGCTAAACTTCTTGAAAGCGAGGCTGTAAACGAGAATCTCAGGAAGACCTTGTCTCGGGCATCCACTCGCTCTTCGCTGTACGGCGGCCCCGGCGGCTCTTTCTCCCCGGCTTTACTCGCCCCTGAGAAAGAAGCCAATGACGTCATTGAGATGGCCAAGAAAAGCCTGGAGAAACtcaagaagaaggagaggaagaagaagaagag aCTAAGGCGATACGAGGAGAGTCACCACCGAGAGGTTGAACACACCAG TGTTGTCAAAGAGGACGTGCCAGACAACGACCACGAGCGAGGCAACGAGGAAGCAGAG GAGGCCAGCGACCACGAAGAAGGCGAGGATgcagatggagaggaggaggactttGACATTGCGGGAGATGAGACGTCTGATGAATCTGACTCTGATGAACTGGAGGAGAAAG AAAACGTCCAGGCCGACCTGGCCAACATCACCTGCGAGATCGCCATCAAGCAGAAGCTGATCGATGAGCTGGAGAACAGCCAGCGGCGtctgcacacactcaaacagCAGTACGAGCAGAAGCTGATGATGCTGCAGAACAAGATCAGAGACACGCAGCTGGAGAGGGACAAGGTGCTGCATAATATGG GTTCAGTGGAGTCGGGTACGGAGGAGAAGGCCAAGAAGATCAAAACAGAGTACGAGAGGAAGCTGAGCTCCATGAACAAAGAGCTGCAGAAGCTCCAGTCAGCTCAGAAAGAGCACGCCCGCCTACTGAAGAACCAGTCGCAGTACGAGAAGCAGCTCAAGAAACTCCAGCAGGATGTGACCGAGATGAAGAAGACCAAG GTGTCACTGATGCGTCAGatgaaggagcagcaggagcGGAGCAGAGCAACGGAGTGCAAGAGGAACAGGGAGATTGCCTCTCTGAAGAAAGACCAGCGCAGAGCCGAG CACCAACTGAGGCAGATGGAGGCTCAGAAAAGACAGCAGGAGCTGATTCTCCGCAGGAAGAATGAAGAG GTGACGGCTCTCAGGCGGCAGGTGAGGCCCACGTCTGGGAAGGTGAGCAGGAAGGTGAGCTTACCCGACCCTCTGCAGGAGCCTCATAGAGCCACCCCAGGAAGGATGCAGACATCTGGAGCGTCCCCAGCCAGTGGAGCCAG GAGTTCTCCGGTGCGGATGGGAAGTATCTACCTCACCAGGACAGCCAGGGCCAAATGGCAGTCACTGGAGAGACGTGTCACTGACATCATCATGCAGAGGATGACCATTTCTAACATGGAGACGGACATGAACAGGCTGTTGAAG CAAAGGGAGGAGCTGACCAAGCGCAGAGAGCGAGTGtccagaaagaaagagaagatggCGGTGGAAGGTGCAGACGCCGACCGCTCCCTGGCCTCCCTGAACGAGGAGCTGGAGTCTCTGGGCGCCAACATTGACTATATCAACGACAGCATCGCCGACTGCCAGGCCAACATCATGCAGATGGAGGAGGCCAAG GAGGAAGGAGACACTGTGGATGTCACCGCAGTGGTCAGCTCCTGTAATTTATCAGAGGCCCGCTTCCTTCTGGATCATTTCATGACTATGGCCATCAATAAG GGTCTGCAGGCGGCTCAGAAGGACTCTCAGCTGAAGGTGATGGAGGGCAGGTTGAAGCAGACTGAGATCAACAGCGCCACCCAGAACCAGCTGCTGTTCCACATGCTGAAGGAGAAAGCGGAGATCAACCCGGAGCTGGATGCTCTGCTGGGCAGTGCTTTGCAAG AGAATGGAGATGACAGCAGTAGTGATGAGTTCACCCCCAGTCCAGCCACAGAGGGCag CATCCTGGCATCAGATCTAATGAAGTTATGTGGGGAATCCAGACCTAGAAGCAAG GCTCGCAGGCGGACCACCACCCAGATGGAGCTGCTGTATGCCGGCAGTGGGGATCCGTTCTGTGAATCCCCCACCGGAGACTTCCCGGCCCCTCTACTGCCCCTCTCGGAGCGCCTGGAAGGGCCGGCGGACATGCAGGGTCACGTGTTTGGTCAAACCCCTGACCGCGAGCAAACTGTTTCCCCATCTGCACTGTCTGCCAGGCCAGCTGGCAT CTCTGGATCCAGGTCACCCACAGGGACTGAGAGGAGGCCACTGGAGCGCTCGCCCCTCAACCGAAGAAAGGTGCAAGAAAGAGGAGCCACGGCGATACACatcccagcagcagccactCACACACCTCCACCTAGTGCAGCAGAGGCTAAAACTAAAGGCAGTGACCACAAATTACT GTTGGAGGAGTCGCCTGTGTTTGAAGGTCATAG AGGCGTGATCAACCCTGTGACGGCCCCAAAGAACAGCCGTGGGGCCAAACTCCAGTGTGTCTACGTAGCGGAGGGCCACACTAAACCTGTTCTCTGCGTAGATGCCACAGATGATCTGCTCTTCACAGGATCCAAAG accgTACATGTAAAGTCTGGAACTTGGTGACGGGTCAGGAGATCATGTCTCTGGCAGATCATCCCAGCAGCGTCATCTCAGTCAG gtACACGTCGAGTCTTGTCTTCACTGTCTCCACCGCTTACATCAAAGTGTGGGACATACGAGACTCTGCCAAGTGTATCCGCACACTCAC GTCATCAGGCCAAGTGGGTTCAGGGGACATCTGTTCATCTGTCAGGAGTTTATCCATCCCGCCAGGAGAGAGTCAGATCAACCAGATCGCTCTCAACCCTTCTGGCTCCTTCCTTTATGCTGCTGCTGGCAACGCTGTGCGCATGTGGGACCTCCGCAA ATTTGTGTCCACAGGGAAGCTGACCGGCCATTTGGGACCTGTCATGTGTCTGACTGTTGACAAATTAGGAAATGGACAGGATCTTGTCCTCACTGGCTCCAAAGACCATCATATAAAA atGTTTGAGGTGGCAGAAGGTGCCCAGGGGAGCATCACCTCTGGCCATACGTTTGAACCCGCTCATCAGGATGGCGTGGAGTCTCTGACCGTGCACGGAGATGTTCTCTTCAGCGGCTCCAGAGACTACTACATCAAGAAGTGGGACTTAGCCAGTAAACAACTGCTACAG CAATCCGTCAGTGCCCAGGCAGACTGGGTTAGCGCTCTGGGCATGGTGCCAGGCTCCCAAGTGCTGCTCAGCGGATGCAGAGGAGGGCTGCTGCGCCTCTGGCACGCCGACTCTCTGGCGCCCCTCGGCGAGGTCCGGGGACACGACAGTCCGATCAACGGCCTGGCCACCAACAGCAGCCAACTGTTCACTGCCTCAGA tgaCCGCACAGTGAAGATTTGGGAAGCCAAAGGAT
- the LOC117249209 gene encoding kinesin-like protein KIF21A isoform X2, with the protein MSGGPDESSVRVALRIRPQLAKEKIEGCHICTYVMPGEPQVVLGKDKAFTYDYVFDMDTQQESIYTHCTERLIEGCFEGYNATIFAYGQTGSGKTYTMGTGFDVNIGEDELGIIPRAVYHLFRGIEERRQAATEQGRPVPEFKINAQFLELYNEEVLDLFDSTRDLEARKQRSNIKIHEDANGGIYTVGVTTRTVTSAAEMIQCLKLGALSRTTASTQMNVQSSRSHAIFTIHLCQVRVCSPDNNDNVTDNRLANDSEINEFETLTAKFHFVDLAGSERLKRTGATGDRAKEGISINCGLLALGNVISALGDRSKRSTHVPYRDSKLTRLLQDSLGGNSQTVMIACISPSDRDFMETLNTLKYANRARNIKNKVMVNQDRASQQISALRTEIARLQMELMEYRTGKRMVGEDGMEGINDLVHENSMLQTENNNLRVRVKAMQETIDAQRARLTQILSDQANQIVAKAGDGNEEIGNMIQNYIKEIEELRAKLLESEAVNENLRKTLSRASTRSSLYGGPGGSFSPALLAPEKEANDVIEMAKKSLEKLKKKERKKKKRLRRYEESHHREVEHTSVVKEDVPDNDHERGNEEAEEASDHEEGEDADGEEEDFDIAGDETSDESDSDELEEKENVQADLANITCEIAIKQKLIDELENSQRRLHTLKQQYEQKLMMLQNKIRDTQLERDKVLHNMGSVESGTEEKAKKIKTEYERKLSSMNKELQKLQSAQKEHARLLKNQSQYEKQLKKLQQDVTEMKKTKVSLMRQMKEQQERSRATECKRNREIASLKKDQRRAEHQLRQMEAQKRQQELILRRKNEEVTALRRQVRPTSGKVSRKVSLPDPLQEPHRATPGRMQTSGASPASGARSSPVRMGSIYLTRTARAKWQSLERRVTDIIMQRMTISNMETDMNRLLKQREELTKRRERVSRKKEKMAVEGADADRSLASLNEELESLGANIDYINDSIADCQANIMQMEEAKEEGDTVDVTAVVSSCNLSEARFLLDHFMTMAINKGLQAAQKDSQLKVMEGRLKQTEINSATQNQLLFHMLKEKAEINPELDALLGSALQELGYLSPENGDDSSSDEFTPSPATEGSILASDLMKLCGESRPRSKARRRTTTQMELLYAGSGDPFCESPTGDFPAPLLPLSERLEGPADMQGHVFGQTPDREQTVSPSALSARPAGISGSRSPTGTERRPLERSPLNRRKVQERGATAIHIPAAATHTPPPSAAEAKTKGSDHKLLLEESPVFEGHRGVINPVTAPKNSRGAKLQCVYVAEGHTKPVLCVDATDDLLFTGSKDRTCKVWNLVTGQEIMSLADHPSSVISVRYTSSLVFTVSTAYIKVWDIRDSAKCIRTLTSSGQVGSGDICSSVRSLSIPPGESQINQIALNPSGSFLYAAAGNAVRMWDLRKFVSTGKLTGHLGPVMCLTVDKLGNGQDLVLTGSKDHHIKMFEVAEGAQGSITSGHTFEPAHQDGVESLTVHGDVLFSGSRDYYIKKWDLASKQLLQQSVSAQADWVSALGMVPGSQVLLSGCRGGLLRLWHADSLAPLGEVRGHDSPINGLATNSSQLFTASDDRTVKIWEAKGSLEEGVH; encoded by the exons ACGGGTTCAGGAAAGACCTACACCATGGGAACCGGCTTCGACGTCAACATCGGCGAGGACGAGCTTGGTATCATTCCCCGAGCTGTCTACCACCTGTTCAGAGGGATCGAGGAGCGCAGACAGGCTGCCACTGAGCAGGGCAGGCCTGTTCCTGAGTTCAAGATCAACGCACAGTTCCTGGag TTGTACAATGAGGAGGTGTTGGACTTGTTTGACTCGACGCGAGACCTCGAGGCCAGGAAGCAGAGGTCCAACATCAAAATCCATGAGGATGCCAATGGAGGAATCTACACCGTGGGGGTCACCACGCGCACCGTCACCTCTGCGGCTGAG ATGATTCAGTGTCTGAAGCTGGGCGCTCTGTCTCGTACCACCGCCAGCACTCAGATGAACGTCCAGAGTTCGCGCTCCCATGCCATCTTCACCATCCACCTGTGCCAAGTCCGAGTCTGCTCTCCTGATAACAAC GATAATGTAACAGACAACCGTCTAGCTAACGACTCAGAGATTAACGAGTTTGAGACGCTGACAGCCAAGTTTCACTTTGTGGACCTGGCAGGTTCTGAGAGACTGAAGAGGACCGGAGCAACAGGAGACAGAGCTAAGGAGGGCATCTCCATCAACTGTGGGCTG CTTGCTTTGGGAAATGTCATCAGTGCTCTGGGAGACAGGAGTAAACGCTCCACTCACGTGCCTTACAGAGACTCCAAACTGACCCGGCTGTTACAGGACTCACTCGGTGGCAACAG TCAAACAGTGATGATCGCCTGTATCAGCCCGTCGGACCGGGACTTCATGGAGACCTTGAACACTCTGAAGTACGCCAACAGAGCCCGAAACATTAAGAACAAGGTGATGGTGAACCAGGACAGAGCCAGCCAACAGATCAGCGCCCTTAGAACGGAGATAGCGCGACTGCAGATGGAGCTGATGGAGTACAGGACG GGGAAGCGTATGGTGGGTGAAGATGGGATGGAAGGCATTAACGACTTGGTCCATGAGAACTCGATGCTGCAGACGGAGAACAATAACCTGAGGGTGAGAGTGAAGGCCATGCAGGAGACCATCGACGCCCAGAGAGCTAGACTCACACAGATCCTGAGTGACCAGGCCAACCAGATTGTGGCGAaagcag GTGACGGCAATGAAGAGATCGGGAACATGATTCAGAACTACATCAAAGAAATCGAGGAGCTCAG AGCTAAACTTCTTGAAAGCGAGGCTGTAAACGAGAATCTCAGGAAGACCTTGTCTCGGGCATCCACTCGCTCTTCGCTGTACGGCGGCCCCGGCGGCTCTTTCTCCCCGGCTTTACTCGCCCCTGAGAAAGAAGCCAATGACGTCATTGAGATGGCCAAGAAAAGCCTGGAGAAACtcaagaagaaggagaggaagaagaagaagag aCTAAGGCGATACGAGGAGAGTCACCACCGAGAGGTTGAACACACCAG TGTTGTCAAAGAGGACGTGCCAGACAACGACCACGAGCGAGGCAACGAGGAAGCAGAG GAGGCCAGCGACCACGAAGAAGGCGAGGATgcagatggagaggaggaggactttGACATTGCGGGAGATGAGACGTCTGATGAATCTGACTCTGATGAACTGGAGGAGAAAG AAAACGTCCAGGCCGACCTGGCCAACATCACCTGCGAGATCGCCATCAAGCAGAAGCTGATCGATGAGCTGGAGAACAGCCAGCGGCGtctgcacacactcaaacagCAGTACGAGCAGAAGCTGATGATGCTGCAGAACAAGATCAGAGACACGCAGCTGGAGAGGGACAAGGTGCTGCATAATATGG GTTCAGTGGAGTCGGGTACGGAGGAGAAGGCCAAGAAGATCAAAACAGAGTACGAGAGGAAGCTGAGCTCCATGAACAAAGAGCTGCAGAAGCTCCAGTCAGCTCAGAAAGAGCACGCCCGCCTACTGAAGAACCAGTCGCAGTACGAGAAGCAGCTCAAGAAACTCCAGCAGGATGTGACCGAGATGAAGAAGACCAAG GTGTCACTGATGCGTCAGatgaaggagcagcaggagcGGAGCAGAGCAACGGAGTGCAAGAGGAACAGGGAGATTGCCTCTCTGAAGAAAGACCAGCGCAGAGCCGAG CACCAACTGAGGCAGATGGAGGCTCAGAAAAGACAGCAGGAGCTGATTCTCCGCAGGAAGAATGAAGAG GTGACGGCTCTCAGGCGGCAGGTGAGGCCCACGTCTGGGAAGGTGAGCAGGAAGGTGAGCTTACCCGACCCTCTGCAGGAGCCTCATAGAGCCACCCCAGGAAGGATGCAGACATCTGGAGCGTCCCCAGCCAGTGGAGCCAG GAGTTCTCCGGTGCGGATGGGAAGTATCTACCTCACCAGGACAGCCAGGGCCAAATGGCAGTCACTGGAGAGACGTGTCACTGACATCATCATGCAGAGGATGACCATTTCTAACATGGAGACGGACATGAACAGGCTGTTGAAG CAAAGGGAGGAGCTGACCAAGCGCAGAGAGCGAGTGtccagaaagaaagagaagatggCGGTGGAAGGTGCAGACGCCGACCGCTCCCTGGCCTCCCTGAACGAGGAGCTGGAGTCTCTGGGCGCCAACATTGACTATATCAACGACAGCATCGCCGACTGCCAGGCCAACATCATGCAGATGGAGGAGGCCAAG GAGGAAGGAGACACTGTGGATGTCACCGCAGTGGTCAGCTCCTGTAATTTATCAGAGGCCCGCTTCCTTCTGGATCATTTCATGACTATGGCCATCAATAAG GGTCTGCAGGCGGCTCAGAAGGACTCTCAGCTGAAGGTGATGGAGGGCAGGTTGAAGCAGACTGAGATCAACAGCGCCACCCAGAACCAGCTGCTGTTCCACATGCTGAAGGAGAAAGCGGAGATCAACCCGGAGCTGGATGCTCTGCTGGGCAGTGCTTTGCAAG AGTTAGGTTACCTGTCACCAG AGAATGGAGATGACAGCAGTAGTGATGAGTTCACCCCCAGTCCAGCCACAGAGGGCag CATCCTGGCATCAGATCTAATGAAGTTATGTGGGGAATCCAGACCTAGAAGCAAG GCTCGCAGGCGGACCACCACCCAGATGGAGCTGCTGTATGCCGGCAGTGGGGATCCGTTCTGTGAATCCCCCACCGGAGACTTCCCGGCCCCTCTACTGCCCCTCTCGGAGCGCCTGGAAGGGCCGGCGGACATGCAGGGTCACGTGTTTGGTCAAACCCCTGACCGCGAGCAAACTGTTTCCCCATCTGCACTGTCTGCCAGGCCAGCTGGCAT CTCTGGATCCAGGTCACCCACAGGGACTGAGAGGAGGCCACTGGAGCGCTCGCCCCTCAACCGAAGAAAGGTGCAAGAAAGAGGAGCCACGGCGATACACatcccagcagcagccactCACACACCTCCACCTAGTGCAGCAGAGGCTAAAACTAAAGGCAGTGACCACAAATTACT GTTGGAGGAGTCGCCTGTGTTTGAAGGTCATAG AGGCGTGATCAACCCTGTGACGGCCCCAAAGAACAGCCGTGGGGCCAAACTCCAGTGTGTCTACGTAGCGGAGGGCCACACTAAACCTGTTCTCTGCGTAGATGCCACAGATGATCTGCTCTTCACAGGATCCAAAG accgTACATGTAAAGTCTGGAACTTGGTGACGGGTCAGGAGATCATGTCTCTGGCAGATCATCCCAGCAGCGTCATCTCAGTCAG gtACACGTCGAGTCTTGTCTTCACTGTCTCCACCGCTTACATCAAAGTGTGGGACATACGAGACTCTGCCAAGTGTATCCGCACACTCAC GTCATCAGGCCAAGTGGGTTCAGGGGACATCTGTTCATCTGTCAGGAGTTTATCCATCCCGCCAGGAGAGAGTCAGATCAACCAGATCGCTCTCAACCCTTCTGGCTCCTTCCTTTATGCTGCTGCTGGCAACGCTGTGCGCATGTGGGACCTCCGCAA ATTTGTGTCCACAGGGAAGCTGACCGGCCATTTGGGACCTGTCATGTGTCTGACTGTTGACAAATTAGGAAATGGACAGGATCTTGTCCTCACTGGCTCCAAAGACCATCATATAAAA atGTTTGAGGTGGCAGAAGGTGCCCAGGGGAGCATCACCTCTGGCCATACGTTTGAACCCGCTCATCAGGATGGCGTGGAGTCTCTGACCGTGCACGGAGATGTTCTCTTCAGCGGCTCCAGAGACTACTACATCAAGAAGTGGGACTTAGCCAGTAAACAACTGCTACAG CAATCCGTCAGTGCCCAGGCAGACTGGGTTAGCGCTCTGGGCATGGTGCCAGGCTCCCAAGTGCTGCTCAGCGGATGCAGAGGAGGGCTGCTGCGCCTCTGGCACGCCGACTCTCTGGCGCCCCTCGGCGAGGTCCGGGGACACGACAGTCCGATCAACGGCCTGGCCACCAACAGCAGCCAACTGTTCACTGCCTCAGA tgaCCGCACAGTGAAGATTTGGGAAGCCAAAGGAT